The following nucleotide sequence is from Leopardus geoffroyi isolate Oge1 chromosome A1, O.geoffroyi_Oge1_pat1.0, whole genome shotgun sequence.
ACGCACACAAACCCAGAGATGGCCGCTTGAATCCCACATTAGAAACTTCAAGGAGAGAGACTCACCGGAGCCTGTGACCAGAGAAAGAGGGCGGGGGTGCAGCGCAGTGCTGTGACCTGCACTTCTAGCTGGATTGGCAAACACACCACCTGTCCTCTGTGGGTCAGCGCGGCCGTGGTGGAAGCTAGCCAGGTCAGCCTGCCGGAGCTTGGGGACTCCACAGAAGGTCTGTGGGAGGAGGACCACTAGAGAAGCTGACCTGGAAGGGAGGACCAGGGCAGGGTTCAGGGGACGTCCCCCACCTTGCCATCCTGGCAGAACCAGCCTTCACAGAGCCGGCTGGAGGATGtaggacaaagaaggaaaagatgtttCCATTCCCTAGACGCAGGCTTCTGAGCTGGAGTCATACCCCAGCTGGTGGGTGTCGCGGGGGGAATGGGGAAGGCTTAGGTGGAATGAGACTACAGTTTTGATTTCGATTGGACTGGACTTTGGAATACTGGGGAATCAGCCTGTTTGTTAACACTTGAAAGCGACAGAAAAAGCTATGAAATCTGCCCCAGATTCttccagaggagaagggagatcTGATAGAATGATTTCAAAAGGCCGCGTGGAGAAAAGGTGCTGCTTCATGATTTCCCCTCACCAAGCAGTGCAGCTTGTTAAAAAGTTGACTTGCATAAAACACCGCTTAACAGGGAAAACGAcaccatttcatttttatgctgGGAAACGTTTATTCCTCTGCGCTTGAACCACAGGGAGTAGCTCTCCGATCTCCGTGGCCTTTTTAAACCTTCTAGGTGCACTGCTTAGGGAGGCCAAGAGCATTTCAGGCAGGACTGGGACAATCTTTGAGGAGCCCGTGTATTTGTTTATAAGTCAGGATGTTATCCGTCAAGTTCTCCAGAACCCCTCGAACAGTGTTAGGCACAGACACAAACCTGAGTCTAGAAGGAAACGCCTGCCTTTTTTCTACAGCCATTTCCAGAGATCAACTTTGGGTTCCTCGTGCATCAGGGATCCCACCGCCCTCCCAAGCTTTTCCCCTCCGCTGACCCCGAATTCCTCCTGCTGCCTAGAATGGGAAGCTGCCCCCTCTTCCGTCCTAAGAGAAATCCAGCAGATCCCGCTCCTCGaagccgccccctcccccccaccccccccagtcTTACTCCTTCCTgccccggggggcggggcccgggggtCGCAGGGTCGCCCGCGGAGCGCGGCGGCGCGGAAGGGCCGCCTCCCCCCGGGCCCGCACGGCGCTGCAGCGGGACGGCGCGCGCACCGAGGCCCCGCGGCCGGCAGAGGGCGCTGCGGCTCCCCGGCGGCGGCGCGGCTGCGGTCTGCGGGGCGCCGGGCCGGGAGGAGGCGCCCGGGCCCCGGCGTGCGCGTCTCGGGGCGGCCGGGAGGGGGTGCGCGCCTCTGCCGCCCCGCGCCGCCCTCCCGCGCGGGCCCGCTCGCCTCCCCGGGGGCTGTCACCGCCGACCGCACCTCGCGAGCGAGGCGCGCGGGTGGCGCGGCGCGCTCCGAGCCTCGGGCTtcgccgccgcccgccccgccgcccgtCTTTGTCCGGGCGACGCGGCCGGAGGAGCGGCGGCCGAGGCGGGGCGCGCCCGGGCGCGCTGTCGACGGGCCCCGGTGGCCTCGGAGCGGCCGGAGccgggaggggggcggcggcggcggcctggGCGGTGCCGGCGCGAGGTGAGTGCGGGGGCGCGGAGCCGGCGCTGCCGGCGGGCGTGGGCGGCCGCCGAGGCGACGGTGCCGGAGAGCGCGCCGCAGGTGCGGGGGCGTCCCTGGCCGCGCCGCCTCCGCTGCCCTCTCCCGGCAAGTTTGTCGGGGTCCCCGCTTCGGGGATCTCCGTGGCCGGTCAGCGGAGTACACGCCCGTCGGTAAATAGAGAACtcgagctggaggaggaggaggaggaagacgcGGAGGAAGCGCGTCCGCACCCGGTCCGGGATGCGAGTCTCGTTGAGGGCAGTGGTGGCTTCTGGGACATCTTCCTTGGCCCTTTCCCACCCAGGTGAGCGAATCCTCTTCCGCGCAGCCCGACGGGGTCGCGCTGGGCTCCGGGAGCCTGGCTTCTGGAACCCGCTCGCAGGCAGGTGCGCGGAGTTGGGGAGTGATTGCAGCCGGCCCCCGGCAGCGCAgtatttatttggcttttctgGTCATCACAGCGCTCGCTGCTTCTTTCCTGCTCGCGTCACCTGCTTGGGCCGCGGTCTTGCAGCTCGTGTGGCACCCTTGCCCGCACCCCCTGTttcaggagggagggtgggttaGGGGAGCCGagtccttcccccccaccccccgcttcaGAGAATTTGTTCTGTGTCTTCGTCTTAATTTAGTATGAATGTGTTATTTCCTTTGAGCTTTATAATGGCAAAGCAGTGaagtggtgcttttttttttgtttgtttgttttttgtttttttctcattctgagcCTCTGCACAGAAGGAATTTCAGGCACACAAGTGATGTTACTACCaatctattttaaatacaaacatgGAAAGAAGAACTCCTGGCCGGGTACCAAAGGCGCCTGTACTCTCCGTTAtagaagtgctttaaaaaatatttgctcattGGTGAAGTTATAGAAGCGATTGCCAGAGCATCTGAGGAGAAAGGTT
It contains:
- the LOC123605593 gene encoding translation initiation factor IF-2-like is translated as MMGELLPLCFQKLESVQASGVCVRVTGRPNPVHTATGRGTEACTTLPVSLGQKELILNNKTQHDRLLQVRIANSQVNCFVGSSDGRALRAGTPVDSAPLTLYVCHESLCVSASRSLLKPWVPGSVCELKQAPKTVPVHGQQEPDEKSSRSRSSKPPPPPHPPQSYSFLPRGAGPGGRRVARGARRRGRAASPRARTALQRDGARTEAPRPAEGAAAPRRRRGCGLRGAGPGGGARAPACASRGGREGVRASAAPRRPPARARSPPRGLSPPTAPRERGARVARRAPSLGLRRRPPRRPSLSGRRGRRSGGRGGARPGALSTGPGGLGAAGAGRGAAAAAWAVPARGECGGAEPALPAGVGGRRGDGAGERAAGAGASLAAPPPLPSPGKFVGVPASGISVAGQRSTRPSVNRELELEEEEEEDAEEARPHPVRDASLVEGSGGFWDIFLGPFPPRFPHLDRQLRQIVTNGSKTRFLEVKKEETGGTGALRGKSDSDWSQRKGKRTHF